The window AAATTTTCGAGCTATAAATTTAGGCTGTCTCAAGAAAAATTATATATATACGTCTGCATCGCCTTGTGATAATGGGCATAATAGGGCGGTTTATGTCGATAATTTAGCGAAACAAGCCGGGATTAAATGTATATTAGACCTCGCTGACAGTGATTCAGAAATAAAAGATTACATGTCAAAATCTGATTTTAATTCGCCATATTTCAAAACTTTGTACGATAATAAATGCGTCATTGCGATTGATTTAACGGCAAATTTTCATAATATTGACTTCAGGAAAAAATTAGCTGCCGGGCTCGCCGAACTCTCAAAGCATGAAGGGCCGTATTTAATTCATTGTCTTGAAGGTAAAGACAGAACGGGATTCACCAGTATAATAATCGGTATGCTTGCCGGAGCGTCATATAATGAAATTGAGAATAATTACATGCTTTCTTACGCGAATTATTACGGACTGACCCGCGAGAATGACCCTCAGAAATATAATATTATTGCAGCTGAACATTTTGCCCCGATGATAAATTTTATAGCTCAAGACGAAAATATTAATACAAAGTCAGACAATAATAATTTTGCGAAATATGCAGGAAAATTTTTGCTTGATTCAGGAATGACCGAGCCAGGATTAAACGCGCTTAAGTCCCGAATACTTGAATAACGCGATATAATGCAGGTAAATTTTTTAGGGGGAATAATTTAATGCTTTATCGTGAACTCGGTAATACCGGCTTGAAAGTCAGTGAAATTTCTTTAGGCTGTGAGGGCATGACCGAAGAGAATTATTTAATGTGTGAGAAATTATTTAATTTGGCTGAAGAGTCAGGCGTAAACTATTTTGATTTATATTCGCCCGATCCTGAATTACGTTCACACATAGGCCAAGCGTTACAAGGCAGACGCGAAAAATTTATAATTCAGTCTCATTTGTGTTCAATTTGGAAGGACGGCCAATATACACGCACAAGAAATTTACAGGAAGTAAAAACAGGCTTTCAAGAAATGCTAAAACTTTTACAGGTAAATTATATTGACGTGGGAATGATTCATTATTGCGATGCTCTTGACGACTGGGACGAGATAATTAATAACGGAATTCTTGATTATGCCCGTGAATTAAAGCAGTCAGGACTAATTAAGCATATCGGGTTAAGTTCTCATAATCCGCAAGTTGCCTTAAAAGCTGTCGAGAGCGGGGCGATTCAAGTATTAATGTTCAGCATAAATCCGTGTTATGATTTACAGCCTGCCAGTGAAGACGTAGAAGATTTATGGCGTGATGAGAATTACGAGAATCATTTAACAAATATGGATCCTGAGCGCGAGAAATTATACGAGACTTGTAATAGACTCGGAGTCGGAATTACAGTAATGAAATGTTTCGGGGGCGGTGATTTACTTGACTCGAAATTATCTCCGGCGGGTGCTGCATTAACTGTCAATCAGTGTATAGCTTATGCTTTGAGTCGTCCTGCTGTATCGTGTATTTTATCCGGAGCCCACTCGGTGAAAGAATTTCAGGACTCAATAAATTTTGAGTTTGCAAACGAGTCAGAAAGAGATTACGCGCTCGCCCTTGCCTCGTTCCCTAAAATCGGCTGGGAGGGACATTGTATGTACTGCACTCACTGCGAGCCATGTCCGGTTAAAATCGATATTGCTTCAGTTACTAAATTCTTGAATCTCGCTAAATCCGCAAAAAATAATATTCCTGAAACAGTGAGAAATCATTATGAATTACTCAAGCATCACGCCGTAGAATGCATACAGTGCGGGACATGTGAGAAACGCTGCCCGTTCGGTGTAAATATACGCGCTAACATGAAAGAAGCTCATAAAATTTTCGGTCTGTAAATAATAATTTGGCACTTGCTTAAATTTGAGTGAGTGCCTTTTTTTGCCGCAAATTATAAAATATTCCCGTGTAATTGCCGAAAATATAAATCAGGAATATATAAATCTTTTAGCAGGAGGCGCATATTTATATCATGATGACGGGCGTTAATAACACTATAAAACTTGCATATAATGCTTTGACATCAACGAATAAGGCAATAGAGAACACCGCGCGGGCTTTATCAACAGGGAAACGTACAGCAACGGCAGCCGATGACGCAGCAGGACTCGCAATGAGCATGAAAATATCTTCACAAATTGCCGGAGTCGACCGAGCTATACGTAATTCACAAGATGGAGTCTCAATGCTTCAGACTGCAGAGGGAGCACTAAATCAAATTAATTCAATGCTGCAGAGAATGCGGGAATTATCAATACAGGCAGCAAATGACTCTTTGACGACTCAAGACAGAAATTATATACAGCTTGAGATCGGCGAATTACGCAAAAATATTGACAACGTAGCAAAAAATACTACATTTAATACTAAGAGATTACTTGACGGCAGTTCGGGAGCATCATGGACTTCTGATAAAGTTTCTACAAAGGTAAAAATTTCAGGCTCATTAACTGCGATTGATCAATTCGGGCAAAAATCTACAGTCGAAGGCAATTACAAAATTGAAGTCAGAGCTAAACCCGGCCAAGCTCAAGTCTTGAAATCCGGAATTTTCACGATTCCAGAAATTAATGACGGCGACTCGGAAAATGAATATACTTACACGATTAATATAGAAGACGGAGAAGACATTAACGGCGCGACTTCAGGGAATGGCTGGAAATTTGAAAATGGAGTCTTGAATATCACCGAATCAGGCAAATATCATATACAGGGCAGCGGCTCAATAACTGATAATAAAATAGTAATAAGTCAGGGAGTCGACGCTCAAATAAGATTAACGGACGTAAATATAAATTCAGCGTCAGGGAGTGCTTTTGAAGTCAACGGTGCGAACGTGAAATTATTTCTTGCCGGCGATAATATTTTGAGTGCAGGCTCGGACGAAAGCGCAGGGCTTGAAGTTCAAAATGTAGACGGCTATACGAGTTCACTTGTTATAAATAGTTCAGAGGGCACGGGCTCGGAAGAAGGAACTTTAACGGCGACTGGCACGGGCTGCGGGGCTGGTATAGGCGGGGCTTGTCATAATTCACCGAACTGGAAAGGCTCTGTCGGAGAAATAACTATTAACGGCGGTACTATTATTGCAAACGCGGAAAATTCCGGGGCTGGTATAGGCGGAGGCGGATATTATGACTCATACACAGATGAGGGCGCGCATGTAAAAATCACCATCAACGGCGGAAATATCACAGCAGAAGCAACGGGCACAGGTGCAGGAATAGGCAGCGGAGGAAATGCACGGGGCGATTCGTCAAATATAGATTTCATAAAAATTAACGGCGGCAAAATTACAGCTACAGGCTCAGGAGGCGGCGCAGCAATAGGAGGCGGGCTTAACTCCAACGGCGGCAATATAGAAATAAGCTCAAACGCTGAATTAAATTTATCGGGATGGATTGATACAGCAAACGGGGCGACTCGTTCAATAGGTCGAGGTCAAGACGGCGAAATTTCCGGCAGTGTTACTGATACAGCAACTAATCCCGAAAAAATTATAACTTTACGAGATATTCCCGAATTCTATAATGCAAGCGGAGTATTTATGCTTGAACAGCCTCAAACTATAAATATTTCTCAAGGCAATGGGCAGTCAACGAGCATAACTCTTCACGCTACTGACACAATTAATGACGTCCGCAGAAAATTAAATGACGCTATAGCATATGATTTGAATCAGGCTCTATATACTGACAATCCGAATAATTTTGTTAGCTTTATTACTGAACCCGATATAAGCGGCCTCGAATCAGTTGCGAATACGTTTATAATTCGTTCGGCAGTTGCAGGAAATGCGGGCAAATTAAGCATTACGTCAAATAATCAGGATTTATTAAACGTGTTAGGCTTTAATACGATTCAGGAAGCAACAGAGAATAATTTTACTGCTTCAGTTTATGAGGCTCATACGGGCAAAGTTTTAGCGAAAAATATTCAGACCGACGGAAATAGCATTAACGGAATAATCAGCCCTAATATAAGCGTAGAATTTGATCATATGGCAAATGTTAAAGCAATGTGGAGCGACTCGGCAAAAAATTATGTATTATATTCTGACTCGCAGGCATATGAGACGACTATTCATTTAGTAGATAGGAGAACAGCTTTTCAGGTCGGGCAGAATTTAGGCGAGGACTTTTACATCAATATAGGCGACATGACATCGAGCGCACTGGGAATCGACAAAATAAATTTAACGTCAAGAAAGAGCGCATCAGAGGCCATTACTATAATTGACTCTGCTATTCATAAAGTTTCTTTACAGCGTTCAAGAATCGGCGCATATCAAAACGAGCTAGAATATAACACTAACAGCCTTACTGAAACGAGCTTGCAGTTAAATGCCTCAGAAAGCCGCTTAACTGATACAGACATGGCAAGGGAATATATAGAATTCGTGAAGCTGCAAATTTTGAATAACGCGGGGAGTTCTATGTTATCACAGGCAAATCAAAACGCTCAAAATCTCGTCAACGTCTTAGCACTATAAAAAATTTTCTCCCCTTCTCTGAATTCAATGGGCAGGGGAGAGTCTTATTTCATTTATTATATTTCTCCGTTGTTAATCCATTCGGCCAAGTCGAGCGCAAAATAAGAAATAATTATATCTGCACCCGCTCTTGCTTGAGAGATTGCCGACTCGATTGCTATTTTTTTCTCGTCAAGCCAGCCCATTAACGCCGCAGCCTTTATCATTGAGTACTCACCGCTGACTGAATAAGACCCGACCGGAATTAAAAATTTTTCTTTGACTGACTTCAATATATCAAGATAAGCGAGTCCCGGCTTAACTATTATCATATCCGAGCCCTCTTGTATATCAAGCATTGCTTCCTTCAGTGCCTCGCGCGAATTTCTTATATCCATTTGGTAAGATTTACGATCCCCGAACGCAGGAGCCGACCCCGCAGCCTCCCTGAATGGCCCGTAAAATGAGCTTGCATACTTCACAGCGTACGAAAAAATTAACGTGTCCTGCAAATTATTCGCGTCAAGTGCCTCACGTATTGCCAAAGTGTGCCCGTCCATCATGTCAGAAGGTGCTACTATATCAGCGCCGGCGTTTGCTTGAGAGACTGCTATTTTTGCGAGATATTCAAGCGTTGAGTCATTATCAACACAGCCATTTTTTATTATTCCGCAATGTCCGTGTGAAGTGTATTCGCACATGCATACATCGCCGATAATATTTAAATCCGGGAATTCATTTTTTGCGAGTCTTATAGCTTGCTGAATTACTCCGTTATCGTCCCACGCTGAAGAGGCGCACTCGTCTTTATGTTCAGGCAGTCCAAATAATAAAATCCCCCCGATTTTGTTTCTTGCTGCACGTTCAAGAATCACCGGCAATTTATCGGGGCTGTAACGTCTTTGACCGGGCATTGCTGGTATATCTTCAATGATATTTTTGCCTTCACGAACGAAAACGGGATAAATTAACATTGAAGATTTTAATCTCGTCTCGCAAGTTAAATCGCGTATTGATTGAGTCTTCCTTAAGCGTCTTGGCCTGATTCGTAGATTATTCATGTAAAAATTTCAGTCCTTCTTCAAGATATATAACAGGTTCAAATTTTAGCACTTTCTTAGCAAGTTCTATAGAAGCAGACGAGTGCAAAATATCTCCCTCTCTGGGTGACTCGTGAATTGCCTTAATTTCTCGTTCGGGGGCAAATATTTTATAAATTTTAGCGAGTAATTCATTAAGACTCGTTTTGACTCCGCAGCCTATATTGAAGACTTGCCCGGCCGCCTTATCTTCAAGAGCAGCAAGAATATTAGCTAACACTACATTTTGAACCGCGCAAAAATCCCGTGTAGCTTCTCCCGTTCCATAAATTATGGGAGTCTTCCCTGTTTTCACAGCACTAACCCATTTAGGAATCACTGCGGCATATGCTCTATTAGGATTTTGACGAGCTCCGAACACGTTAAAATATCTCAAGCCCACGCACTCAAGTTTATATACTCGTGTGAAAAATTCTGCGTTTATCTCGTTAATATATTTAGTCATAGCATATGGAGATAAAGATTTGCCGGTTTTGCTTTCAAGTTTTGGTATAGTTTGGTCATCTCCATAAACTGCGCTGGAAGTTGCATATACTACGCGTTTAATATTATTTTCTCGTGAGGCCTGCAAAATATTCATGAAACCTGTTATATTTACATCGTGATATTTTAATGGGAACTGCATGGACTCAGGAACTGACGCAAGAGCAGCATGATGCAGTACATAATCAACACCCTTTAGAGCTTCACGACATGAGTCAAGATTTGTGATACTTGAATCAATCAGCGTAAAATTCTCTGCGTGGCCTGAATTCTTGAGTGCTGAGTCAATATTTTCTTGAGTCCCCGTGCTGAAATCGTCAAAGCCCTTCACATTCTGCCCGATCGATAATAAAGCCTCCGTCAAGTGTGAGCCTATA of the Synergistaceae bacterium genome contains:
- a CDS encoding aldo/keto reductase; protein product: MLYRELGNTGLKVSEISLGCEGMTEENYLMCEKLFNLAEESGVNYFDLYSPDPELRSHIGQALQGRREKFIIQSHLCSIWKDGQYTRTRNLQEVKTGFQEMLKLLQVNYIDVGMIHYCDALDDWDEIINNGILDYARELKQSGLIKHIGLSSHNPQVALKAVESGAIQVLMFSINPCYDLQPASEDVEDLWRDENYENHLTNMDPEREKLYETCNRLGVGITVMKCFGGGDLLDSKLSPAGAALTVNQCIAYALSRPAVSCILSGAHSVKEFQDSINFEFANESERDYALALASFPKIGWEGHCMYCTHCEPCPVKIDIASVTKFLNLAKSAKNNIPETVRNHYELLKHHAVECIQCGTCEKRCPFGVNIRANMKEAHKIFGL
- a CDS encoding NAD-dependent epimerase/dehydratase family protein; its protein translation is MSRLINNAMSIYSKILSGKLNAKYTWLVTGAAGFIGSHLTEALLSIGQNVKGFDDFSTGTQENIDSALKNSGHAENFTLIDSSITNLDSCREALKGVDYVLHHAALASVPESMQFPLKYHDVNITGFMNILQASRENNIKRVVYATSSAVYGDDQTIPKLESKTGKSLSPYAMTKYINEINAEFFTRVYKLECVGLRYFNVFGARQNPNRAYAAVIPKWVSAVKTGKTPIIYGTGEATRDFCAVQNVVLANILAALEDKAAGQVFNIGCGVKTSLNELLAKIYKIFAPEREIKAIHESPREGDILHSSASIELAKKVLKFEPVIYLEEGLKFLHE
- a CDS encoding tyrosine-protein phosphatase; protein product: MKKFAVFIILFALVSSGFAGEKFSISHQANYGGVIINGSIENFNSSGFELGDSVNIEFSNGEKFIDVPYHNGYYVKIGELILTAYPGRENVWLQRNYGSDLWQDLNLSESDSVTISLNQRGKYKTIQETRALHYTNKRAHYSSDEVFANFRAINLGCLKKNYIYTSASPCDNGHNRAVYVDNLAKQAGIKCILDLADSDSEIKDYMSKSDFNSPYFKTLYDNKCVIAIDLTANFHNIDFRKKLAAGLAELSKHEGPYLIHCLEGKDRTGFTSIIIGMLAGASYNEIENNYMLSYANYYGLTRENDPQKYNIIAAEHFAPMINFIAQDENINTKSDNNNFAKYAGKFLLDSGMTEPGLNALKSRILE
- the hemB gene encoding porphobilinogen synthase, yielding MNNLRIRPRRLRKTQSIRDLTCETRLKSSMLIYPVFVREGKNIIEDIPAMPGQRRYSPDKLPVILERAARNKIGGILLFGLPEHKDECASSAWDDNGVIQQAIRLAKNEFPDLNIIGDVCMCEYTSHGHCGIIKNGCVDNDSTLEYLAKIAVSQANAGADIVAPSDMMDGHTLAIREALDANNLQDTLIFSYAVKYASSFYGPFREAAGSAPAFGDRKSYQMDIRNSREALKEAMLDIQEGSDMIIVKPGLAYLDILKSVKEKFLIPVGSYSVSGEYSMIKAAALMGWLDEKKIAIESAISQARAGADIIISYFALDLAEWINNGEI